TAAAATAGCCGATTTAGTTGCGCCGTATCTGGCGTTAGGCCAGGCGATCGGCCGATTGGGGTGTTTTTTAAACGGATGTTGCTACGGCAAGGCTGTGAGCTGGGGATTATTTTTTCCGGTTCACGGCGCTCATCTTCATCCGGTTCAGCTGTACACGTCATTCGATCTTTTGATCATTTTCTTCATTCTGAAAAAATATCAGCGCCTAGAAAGAAATTCCGGGGAAACGTTCGTTCTTTATTTGATCCTAGCTTCCCTAGAACGGTTTTGCATGGAATTTTTGCGCGCTGACCATGTACAAGTTTGGTTGGGTTTAAGTATTTTTCAAATTGTCAGCATCACCATTTTTGCGGCCGCAACCTATGTCATCCTACTTATTAGAAGTCGACGAAAAAAATAATGATCTTCGGCTGGATGTTTTTTTAGCTAAAAATCTTGCCGACATTCCTTCCCGAAATTTTGCCCAAAAATTAATTGATGAACAAAAAGTAACGGTTAACGGGCGCGTTGTTAAGGCCCACGAAAAGGTTCTTTGCGGCGATCGGATCAATGTTGATGCCGAGCTATCTTTTCGAGATAATGTTGAGCCGGAAAATATTGCGCTTGATATTTTTTATGAAGATGAAGGTATTCTGGTCGTCAATAAAGATCCCGGAATGTTGGTCCATCCGGCGGCAGGGAGGAATTCCGGAACGCTAGTTAACGCAATTCTTTATCATTGCAAAACCCTTTCAGATGTTAATTCGTCGTTTCGTCCGGGAATCGTGCATCGGTTAGATGAGGCAACATCGGGCTTGATCGTGGTTGCCAAAAATAATATCGCGCACACCAGGCTTGCCGAGCAATTTGAAAAACATACGGTTAAAAAACAATATTTAGCTTTGGTGGAAGGGCTTGTAGAATTTGATGAAGGGCTTATTGATGCTTCGCTGGGACGCCATCCGCGCCAAAGAGAAAAACAATCTGTCTTAGCTTACGATGCCAGAGAAGCCAAAACGGTGTACCGTGTTTTAAGGCGTTCCCAGAGAAATTCTTTGGTTGCGCTTTTTCCGGAAACAGGCCGGACGCATCAACTGCGTGTTCATATGGCGCATTTAGGGCATCCTATTTTAGGTGACGAGAAATACGGCAAGAAAAGCTCTTTTCATCGTTTAGCGCTGCATGCCCAGTCTTTAGGTTTTTTGCATCCCGTTAGCTTAGCCTATCTGGAATTTACCACACAATTTCCCGCCGACTTTAAAGAGATGCCGTAAGCAAACGCCAAAGAATTAAAAAATACGCTTTACTTAAACCCTGCTTTCCATATAATAATATCAAAGCTTTATAACTTCCAAAAAGGGGCGTGAGGGAATGAATAATTCAGGAAAGACACTTACCATTATTCTTATCGTTTTATCCGTTTTGCTTTTATCATTTGCCGCCATCGAAACATTTTACTACTCCGTTGAGAAAAAAAGAGCCGATGCCTTGCAGGAAAAAATTGACCAGTCAAAAACTGTTGAGGCAAAACTTACCGAAGAGATCGCTCAAACCAAAAAGCAAATTTTTGTTTTAGAGGAAAAAAATAAAGAAGCCGAAGCCAAGATCGAAGGCTTGATGGATGAGCTGGAACTACAGCAAGGCTTACGCGATCAAATGAAAATAGAAAACGGGGCTCTCAAAGAAGCCATGGATGCCGAAACCAAGGCAAAAGGGGAGCTGCAAAAAACTTTGGCGGATGTTCAGCAAAAAGCTGTTTCGCTTCAAGAAAAATTAAAAGCGGAAGAAAAACAGCGCATGGATCTGGAAATCAAAATAAAAGAATTGTCTTCGGGGGAAGATATTCCATCCGGAGTTGAGCTCGAAAAGATCGTCGTTATACCCAATCAGTCTTCCGAGGGGCGGGTTGTCAGCGTTGATGCGGAAAATAATTTTCTGATCTTTAACCTCGGCCAACAGCAGGGGATTATCCAGGATGTGGTGTTGTCGGTCTATCGCAATGATCAATATCTAGGCGATGTAAAAGCGGCTCGCGTCCAGGCTGATATGTCGGTGGCTGATTTTATCGCGCCTTTGACCAGCCAGCAAGTGCAGAAAAACGACAGAGTTATTGTGAAGAAATGAATTTGATTGTCCGGCCCACGCCTGTTCTTAAGGGCAGTTTTTATCTTCCCGCCTCAAAATCCTATTCTATTCGTGCGTTTATCATTGCCGCCTGCGGCGGAACCTCAAAAATTATTTCTCCTTCAAATTGCGATGACGCAAAAGTTGCCGTTGATGTCGCACGTCAGCTTGGCGCGAAAATAACTCTATCAAAAAAAATCTGGACGGTGCTTGCGCGCGACAAAAAAATAACAACGCGCCAAATTGATGTCGGAGAGTCCGGAACTGTTTTGCGCTTTTTGCTGCCGCTATTGGCGGTTCAAGGAAATTCCATAAGAGTTATCGGCACGGGAACTCTTAAAGGGCGCCCAAACTTGTCTTTAGTGAAAACATTGAAAGCAATGGGAGCGTGTATTGACGGAAGCGGTTCGGTGCAGTCTATTCCGATCGATATAAAAAAGGGGAAGATCCGCGGCGGAAAGATTTCGATCGCAGGAACGGTCAGCTCACAATTTATTTCCGCTCTTTTGATCGCTTGCCCTGAATTGCGAGAAGATACGAAGCTTTTTGTTAAGGGAAAATTAGTTTCGCAAGATTATATTACGATGACCCGCCAGGTTTTAAAAAAGGCGGGAATACAAATTCAGGATAAGAAAAAATATTTCCATATTCCGGGACGGCAGAAGTTTAAAGGATTGAAGAATTTTATTGTTCCCTCTGATTACGGACTAGCCGCATTTTTTCTTGTGGCCGGTGCTTTGTTAAGGTCTCGAATAACCCTTAAAGGATTTTTGAAAGATGATCTGCTTCAAGCCGATGGAAAGATCCTGGATCTTCTACGAAAAATGGGAG
The nucleotide sequence above comes from Candidatus Omnitrophota bacterium. Encoded proteins:
- a CDS encoding prolipoprotein diacylglyceryl transferase family protein, with amino-acid sequence KIADLVAPYLALGQAIGRLGCFLNGCCYGKAVSWGLFFPVHGAHLHPVQLYTSFDLLIIFFILKKYQRLERNSGETFVLYLILASLERFCMEFLRADHVQVWLGLSIFQIVSITIFAAATYVILLIRSRRKK
- a CDS encoding RluA family pseudouridine synthase encodes the protein MSSYLLEVDEKNNDLRLDVFLAKNLADIPSRNFAQKLIDEQKVTVNGRVVKAHEKVLCGDRINVDAELSFRDNVEPENIALDIFYEDEGILVVNKDPGMLVHPAAGRNSGTLVNAILYHCKTLSDVNSSFRPGIVHRLDEATSGLIVVAKNNIAHTRLAEQFEKHTVKKQYLALVEGLVEFDEGLIDASLGRHPRQREKQSVLAYDAREAKTVYRVLRRSQRNSLVALFPETGRTHQLRVHMAHLGHPILGDEKYGKKSSFHRLALHAQSLGFLHPVSLAYLEFTTQFPADFKEMP
- the aroA gene encoding 3-phosphoshikimate 1-carboxyvinyltransferase, with product MNLIVRPTPVLKGSFYLPASKSYSIRAFIIAACGGTSKIISPSNCDDAKVAVDVARQLGAKITLSKKIWTVLARDKKITTRQIDVGESGTVLRFLLPLLAVQGNSIRVIGTGTLKGRPNLSLVKTLKAMGACIDGSGSVQSIPIDIKKGKIRGGKISIAGTVSSQFISALLIACPELREDTKLFVKGKLVSQDYITMTRQVLKKAGIQIQDKKKYFHIPGRQKFKGLKNFIVPSDYGLAAFFLVAGALLRSRITLKGFLKDDLLQADGKILDLLRKMGARFVKTNQGTTISGPFHLTGGSFSLKDCPDLVPIMAVAALFAKGKTRLYDIGHARVKESDRISDLRKELLKIGANVKEKRNELIVVPRPCYKSNISVNPHHDHRLAMAFSVLGLKLGANIKDIECTAKSYPDFVKDLAKLGARISKVKNR